GCAATCGTCTGATAATAAACTCTGCTAAAATGGAAGTCATCGACACAATGAAGAATTGAGGACAATCTGCGGGAGCGGCGGCAGCTGTTTTTGGTGACTGCTATTTTTTGGCTTGTGATTTTCCTCTCACTAATTTTGAACACTGTAATAGGGAAGGGAACAAGGTTGCTCATGAACTGGCTAGGTTAGCGAGAGTTTCCACAACAAATGAGTGGTTTGAAAAGCCTATGGGTGATATTGTAACTTTTCTTATAGACGATGTAACTGTTATTTCAAATGAATAAAGTTGTTAattttgaaaaaacaaacatCATGTGTTTTTTTCTTCACTACAGAAATATGTTAACTTGTGACCTTCTCTCAGTGACCCTGAAAGAAATAGTCATAATTCTACAACCATTTAGACCCAATTGGTCGTAAGCTGTATGGGAGGGCCAAAACCCTAAACCATAATGACCATACTGGTAAAGAAGTTCGCAATtgccttacacgaaatggtcgcAAAGCAAACAACACTGTCCCACAGCCTTATTTCTATctacttagagcatctccaatagaagaTGCAAATTTGGAGATGTAAACAGGAGATGTAAATTTTTACATCTTCAAAAAGTGTTTTTTGCATCTCCAAAAAAGGGCCAACTCCAACAGAGGATACAAAATGGATATGTAAAATTGCAACTCCAATACGTGATGCAAAATGGAGATGTAAAAACTAGTGGGTGGCTGCTAAATCGGGGTGGCGGCTGTGGGGACGGCAACAGTGCGGCGGCATCGGGGCGGCGGCTGAGAAGCGTcggaggggcggcgggggtggcgaATATGTGCGCGGCGGCGCGTATCAGGGCGGCGGAGTAGCGGCATTTCAAggtggagagaggaggaggaacgGCGACGGAGGTGGAGGAGGGCCTCTTTGGCCGGAGGAGGAAGCTACGGCCGCCGCCGACAACCAATCACCCGCCGCGGCCGCGTTCGGCTTTGAAATTTTGGCCGGCCGAGGTTGGTTCGCCATCGAGTTGAGCCCCGCCATTTACCACTTCAGACCTCCACCTATGAACGACATGCAGCTTCATTCGGCAGTTATGCGTAGAGGTGGGCCTAGAAGCCCTCTTCGGCCTAAGAGGGGTGCAAGAGATGATTTTCGGCCTGAGCTGCAACGAAGAGCCCATATTCGGCCCCTATACATGGACAAACTCGCTCTTTGGCCTGACTGCAAATGAAGAGTACCTCTTCGGCCGACACGCAGCCGGCGGGGTCATAGTCTCATAGAAATGCAATTTCTGAAATAGATACTATAGTTTTGAGATTtcttaaaaataaataaaatatactccctccattcccttatacaaggccactatgaaaaatacattttgcatctatataAGGCCACTAATAACCGAGGCAAAATTTAATGATGTTTTCTCGTACTAGCAACTTGTTTAATGCTTGCATGCATGTAGTCATAATAACACTGTGCTGCTTCCTTCTTATTCCtccttgcatgcatgcgtgcgtatTAATGATCCCAGTTAACAAGAAAAAAAGTTAGTTTGCCAAGTAGTCATTAAATTTACCTAGATACCTGTAATttgagtttgtggccttgtataagggaatgaAGGGAGTACATACTTTGAGGCAATACAATCCATTAACGGTGTCGCAAAGGGCGCATCCTAGCGCCAGCCACCGCATCGATTTTTACTGTGCTAGCGATAGAAAAAAAAAGGAGTAAAAAGGGTGGATGCTACCGAGCGGAGACACAATTGAGCCAGACCTAGCCTGGGGTCTCCGCACCAGCCCCTTCTCTCTTTGACGGCGCCGCCTCCTCAACTCTCTCTCGATTCCCTTCGCGCCGCCGCACCTGCTCCGGGCCCCTCCTCTTCCCGGCTTCCCCGTGCCGTCGGCCTCCCTCGTCGGTCGTCGCTCCGAGTCGCGGACCTCCTCGCCGCGGTTGCAGTGGCCGAACAAGATGAAGAGGAGCTGCAGAGTCGGGTCCATGCAGCGGCCTCCTCCCCGCGGAGGTCAGAAGATGAAGATGTGCTCTTCCATGGTGTCGAGAGGAGGAGGCGCTTCTCCTGCCAGATCAGTGGCCATCACGTCTCCATCGACGTCGCCGAGCTCCATGGCTTCCTCGCCTCCTTCTCAGGCGGGCGATGGTGCACGATATGGCCAGCAGGCCAGGTGTGACCTGCGCAAGCAGCACCACTGATGAGGCACATGTTGTGGGCTAGCAGCGATTGGAGGGGACGCCGTTGCAGATCCTCATTGTTTCTCTGGGAGAGGAGCTCGTCGACGATCTATTTTTCCCCATAGATTCGCGATGGAggtgctcgaggaggagcttCTTCTCTAGACGCCATGCAAATTGTCAAGGTGTGCCtccgctccccctccccctcccctgtAGGTGTTGGATGATGGTTTGACATTTAATCTTCAGAGTCTTAACTCCTTGATTCCCCCTGTACTTCGGATTCCGCAGGAGAGGAACACGCCGCTGAAGAACTCGGCATGGAGGATCTGAAACCTCACAAGGAAGAAGGAGGTGATCTCTTTCTCTTTGGACTGTAGCCTAATTGTGTGAGATTCTATTTGGTTGGGTTAGTTTTAGATGATTCTGGGCAAAGAAGTTTGCTAGCTTTTCAAACTTTGGTTGCTTAAAAAAATTATCGCTAAAATGTTAGGTTATGTATATGGGCAAAAGATTTAGGTTATGTTCTACCTATCTCCCAGTTCATTTTTGGAGCCAAGTGTTTCCTAGAGGGTGCTGATGATGCATGCTATGTAGTCTGAATCTCCCTTGAAAATAACCATGAAAATCTATCCAAGTTTTTTCTTTAATGTGCAAGGCGAGCAGGCGGGGAATTACTCACCAGTAGCAAAGCTAAGAAATGCACAGACACAAACAACATCCAGTAAACCTGCGCCCGGGCAGTATCCGCATCTGCATCTTTGGCCTCTTACCCGTTTACTGTGTGGGTGACGTCGGGACCACACCATTAAGTGTGTCTGGTATACTTTTGGTAAATCATATTTGCAATATGCCAATATCATCAAAATTATGTTTGTTCTATGTCAGTAATTTAATTCTCATAGAAATAAAGTTCCGATTCATGTACTGACAAAATGTGTATGGCATACTATGTTCAGGTGAACCATTGTTTAACACGGATATGCACAGGCGTGTGGATGTGCACTGCCCCTGAATGTGAAGAGCTATTCAAGATGTTGCATTTTTGGTGGAGTTCAATGCATCGGCTAGAGGAGGATGCCGCGACAGGTTAAACTCCTCTGCCGTTGCAGAGCagtccactgtgccgtcaccgtcaTCCTTGCCTTCGAGCCATCTGTGACGCTGTCGCCATCGCTTAGCCCTTCGCCGCGGGGGACACATAGATGGGTGAGGATGCCAGTAGGAAGCAGCAGCTCGCCGTTTCCTTGGTCCCCGCCAACGCCAAGCGAGAAGAGAAGGTGAGATCGAATCCGTCTGGTCTTATTCTGGTTATCACTGCTTGGTTCATTCAACAACATTTTGATGCCTTCCAATATGATTTTCAAAATTGTATCAATTTAGGTTTATATGTACCATTTGTATAAATTATTCACATCGTCTTTAAGTGGATTGTTGAAGAGGCAGCCAAATGTATTGAGCCAAGATAGTAACACATAGCATAAACTGTGTTGCCTTTTGTATTAATGGATTATTCTCCTCCGGGCATATACAAAGTACACAGGAGGTGTTAGTTTGTTAGAATAACCTGACTGTCAGAAGTGCATGCGACTTATACTGAAATTTTGCTTATCTGAGGGCTTTAATACTTTCCTAACTCTGCTCCGCACTGATAGAGATTTCTCTTCCCTTGTATCTCTCACCCTTTGTCCCTTCTCAGTTTCTTTCCTGATGCAACATACCATATATAATTTGAGACCTACCCAGGCTTGAGCAGCATGCCATGGCCATTTGGTTTCCCAAAGGGAgcctttttattctttttctgtAATACCATGAACATATCTGAATGTTTGCATTGGTTCTAGCTGATGCTTAATTTTTCTAATGTATTCACGACTGAATAAGCCCACGCATACATACTCGTGTATCTGATATTGTATTCTGGTCCTTTCTCTGTCATTGATTTTGAACATGTATATGCAGTACTGACAGGATGGATTAATAGATATGTTGGACCTATGCATTTTGTATTATCTAACGtttgtgattctttttgctattcaGCTTATTTGTTTGCGGTGATTGTAATTGACACGCAGTAGCAAGTCGGGCATATGAAAGGTATCAACAGTGGACAAGATGATGACTCCAATCGATTTGGTGTGGAAGCATGACAAATTGATAAATGTTGGAAAATATCAGATCACAAAGCTAGAGGTGATCATTCTGTTCTTTACTTGCGAATCTCTGTTCCTTACTAGCTCAGGGAACTTGCACCAAACAAACAGATTGATGATCTTGCAAACCTCTGGTCAGTTTCGCTTGATTCCATTGGGACTTCAGAATTCTGTCATCAAATTTATCCCTAATTTAAATTAGCTCTCTTGCACCGATCCATAAATTAGTTGGCTTAGTCGGTAACTTAGTAGTATGATAAGTTTCAGCATGTTCTTTATGCCCCGTCACCGCTGCCATTTCATATTTCTTGAATGCCAAGAAAGAAGTGTGATTAATAAGACCTCACCCAAAGTTAAATCTGAGTATAAAAGTTGTCAATTACCACAAGGAAATGTTGGCCTGATGATTGATGCTAGCTGTGGTTAGATCAAAGTATGATATCTTCTTGTACCTACTGTTGATGTCCAAATGATATGTCCTTGGGCATATGATGAAGCTAGACCTGACTCTCGTTTTTTTCTTTGTGAATAAGCTAGACCCGACTTAATCTATGATGTTATCCAAGATGATATTGTTTGATAGAAACCTGAGTGTGTATCACAATCACAAAGCCAACAAAAAAGATTTTATCTGCCAGGTGTCATGAAAACAAGCTCACATAGAAGAACAGTCCTTCTATCTCTTTGTAATTATATATTTACAGATGATAAGGATCGTATACTTGTCCTTATTGTTGCTTTGTATTGTTTGTACAGTGCTCGCCCTTGATGTAACGGTTCAACACAGCATCGCTAATTGCATTTGTGCCTAATTGCCTTTACATGCCACTAAATTTGTACCCAGTATATGAATGGAGCCTCTCTTTCCATGTGTATAACCAATTCGTCAGCATAGTACTACTGCCCGACTGAGCATTTCTGTGCCAAGGTATCATCTGCAGTGTCATGTCTGTGTTCTGTCTAAATAGCATGCGATGCTTTACATTGGCATCAGAAAGTCCACTTCAATACCATTTTTTGGCTGCTTTATAGTATTAGTACTACTATTTTTCTTTTGTAATCATGGATTTGCAATTGACAGAAGCTGCAAATTGTGATATGTTGCCTTGTGGTTAAGTTTTTATAAGAAAATAGTTAGTAATTGTGAATTTCTTCATTCTCAATATTTTTGGCACATGCTGGAAAAAAAACATTGGGTGGTTATCTTAAACTTTGTTTCCGTTGGCATCCTGTGAGTGCCCCAACAGATAGAATGTTCCTTTTTTTTTCCTATATACCCATTACAGTGGTACGTATCCTTCATTACAAAGAGCCAGTTTGTCGTTGCAGTGTTTTTCTATTCACTTAAATCTATACATAGTTAGATGTCTTTCCCGATGTGCAAAACTCGATGGATGGCACATAAATTGCTTGTTTAACAGATGGAATTCAGGGATTAATGGCATTCATTATATTGATTATAATGCTCTGTACATATACATTACACATATGCTAACTGCAGTAGCCACAGAGTGGTTGGTGAGTGCGAAATAGAGTGCAATGCACGCGCCAGCATGATCAGATCATTGGTAGATCAATTTCGAAGCCTGGCTGATGAATGACCAGCTTATATGGTTCTGTTGTTGTAGGCTGAAGTTTTCTTTCTTGGGCAACTAAGACAGAAGAACCTGGTGAAATTGGTTGGGTAGTGCTACGAGCACGAACACCGGATGTTGGTGTACAAATTCATGAGCGTTGGGAGCCTTGAGACGCACCTCTTCAGAAGTGAGTTCTTCACCGCTTTCTGCTGTCAATTGATCATTCCAAGAATTAGTATGTTTGGTGGTTCTTGAGACCAACAAGATAAAGAAAAATGTTACTCTCTCCAATACAAAATAAGCGTTGTGGTtttaattaaaatttgaactaaaaccatgacACTTACTATGGATTTGAGGGAGTAATTCAGAATTCTGAGCACGTACGAGTGTCATCTGGTCCATAGATGATGAACTGTTCTTGTCCCCTTAACTTTCTTTTCCATAAGTCACAAGTCAAGAGGATAGCTGAGCTCTCTCTCCCTTCCAAAGGGACTACACTTTCTCTTTCTAAAATCAGATGAATGTAGATATTCGATATTTACTAAAAAGGGATACTGGATATTTTGGATTGAAAATTTACTTGTCCGACCAGCTTCTTGGTACTTGCAAGTTAGTACAACTCTTGGTCAATGTGGAGGAGGAAACTGACCTGAAACATCCTATTTCCTTCACGTATAAATGGCTCCCTCCTGCGGATGATAAGGATGAAGATCGCCGTCAGCCCAAGGGCCTTAACTTTCTCCATGACGCCAACCTGCCGGTGATCTACAAGCAGGCCTCCAACATCTTGCTCGACTAGGTAAGTCACACGTAACTTGAGACTTTCTGCTAAGAAAAGAAGCAGTTCTCAAATGTCTCTCATTTTGGAACTGTAGTGATGGTTACTGGAAAATGGGGTCGAACAGTACATCACACCTCTTATGCTGAAATTACCACAAAAGTAtctgacaaatgaaaataataatTTGATCTTGAATCTTAATTTCAAATCTTTACCTTTTGACCTGTTGAACCATCCAAGATGCCATGTTTCTGAACTTTAGCTAGCCCAGTGCGTTAAGTGTAGCTCTGACCTGACTGGAACTCTGAATATTCTTGGATGGATGCCAAACCTGAGAAATCCTATGAACATTTTGCCGTCATGGTCACATAATTGTCCAGTGAGATATGAAGCTTCTTGTGTACTTTGTCTACCTATATTTGAGAATGAATCCACTTTATGAACAAGAATGCTTTAAAGTATTTACCCCAGGTATCTGTAAGCTATTACAAGGATCGAACTTATTTCCATCTTTCTTCAGTGCAAGCTGCAGGGTCAGTCTGAGCCTTCACGAGCTCGACATCGGGGCCAACACTCTACATACTTATCGACGCGGTGTAGTACCAGGAGGAGCAGATGTGAAAAGCGGTGCAAAGTGTGCCTTATGATGCTTGGAACTGTGCATCTACTTTTCGCCAGTGCATGGTTGCTTTTGAACCACCTCTCTTTGCAGTCAGTCATTTAGGCTGCAAGAATGCTGCATCTCTGTTCATATAAGCTTATCCATATATATGATGCCCCTGTCTTTGCACACCTGATGTGTTTTATGAATGTGCACTGCACCAACAATGCATTTTTACTGTTGTAACTTATTTTTCCCATCAATAAGCTGGTACTGTCACTTAGGTTGGATTGCTCTGCTTTCTAGAGTTTAGAACGTTATATAAGTTGAACAACCCTGCCACTAGTGGCTTGGAAAAGCTCTACGCCTAGTTCAATTTCCTTGTCTTGTCTGTTAATGTCCTAACAGAACTAGTTTCATTTACCTCCAAATTCTGTTCTTGGAAAAGCTAAGACTAGAAGGGCGAAACCTCTTCTCTTCCTCACGCAATGCCCAACTTGCATTTCCCTCCAAAATCTGCTCCAACAAATTAATCAATTGTGCGGTAGTTCATCATGATCACATTACACGCAACACATCCGTCATCGTGTCAGCTAAATTCTGTTCCAACAGATCAATCAATTGCTCACcagttcatcatcatcatcatcatcacatAACCCGTAATACATCCGTCATCTTGTCAGCCAAATTCTGTTGCAACAAATTAATCAACTGCGCTCCAGTTCATCACCATCATCGCATGACCCATCCAACGAACACACCCGCCATTCTGCCAGCTTCATTTCGCCTCTACTCATCTCTCTCAGTAGTCAGTATATATACATACGTGTATGCAAACGCAAGCCCAACTCACAAGTGCAGTGCTCCACTCCACCAGAGAAGAAAAAACCAACCAACGTCCATCAATGGCGTCGTGCAGCCAGCACCTCCTCTCAGCCGTCGCCATCTTCTCCGTcctggccgccgccgccaccgccaccagTATCTACACCTGCTACGAAGGGGTGGGCCTCCCCGTGGACCCGCTCCAGGGCTGCCACTACTACGTGACCTCGCAGACCTGCGGCTTCGTGCCGCTGCTCCCAATTGAGGTGATGAAGGACCGGTGCTGCCGGGAGCTGGCCGCCATCTCGTCCAACTGCCGCTGCGAGGGGCTGCGCGTCTTCATCGACCGGGCGTTCCCTCCCAGCCAAAGCCAAGGCGGTGGCCCCCCGCAGCCGCCGCTGGCACCTAGGTGCCCGACGGAGGTGAAGAGGGACTTCGCCAGAACGCTCGCCCTGCCGGGGCAGTGCAACCTGCCGACCATCCATGGCGGCCCCTACTGCGTCTTCCCATGAACGCTAGCTTGTTCATGAAAACA
This sequence is a window from Aegilops tauschii subsp. strangulata cultivar AL8/78 chromosome 7, Aet v6.0, whole genome shotgun sequence. Protein-coding genes within it:
- the LOC109768016 gene encoding chymotrypsin inhibitor WCI, producing the protein MASCSQHLLSAVAIFSVLAAAATATSIYTCYEGVGLPVDPLQGCHYYVTSQTCGFVPLLPIEVMKDRCCRELAAISSNCRCEGLRVFIDRAFPPSQSQGGGPPQPPLAPRCPTEVKRDFARTLALPGQCNLPTIHGGPYCVFP